One genomic segment of Streptomyces sp. RerS4 includes these proteins:
- the tatC gene encoding twin-arginine translocase subunit TatC, translating into MLKSARKQGKKDQQAKDAEGRMPLIEHLRELRNRLLKSVLAIIVVTIVAAYFYRPIIDFLLEPMLSSVGCVNGATHQRNGAPCAEMTTNGLTAPFSIALKVGLSAGIVLSAPVWLYQLWAFAAPGLHRNEKKYAMSFVAVGAPLFLAGAVLAYKILPQTAEILLGFTPDHVKNLLPVDDYLDLVTRMVVVFGLAFELPLMLVLLNFTGVLTAKRLGSWWRAMVLGITLFAAFATPTGDPLTMLTLAAPIVALYFIALGICLVNDRRRRRNDPDAGLDDDEASELDLAPAPVGAPASAPAASALPEQADGGRRRINGYDDAT; encoded by the coding sequence TTGCTCAAGTCTGCCCGCAAGCAGGGGAAAAAGGATCAGCAGGCGAAGGACGCCGAAGGGCGCATGCCGCTGATCGAGCACCTGCGTGAGCTGAGAAACCGCCTGCTGAAGTCGGTCCTGGCGATCATCGTGGTCACGATCGTCGCGGCGTACTTCTACCGGCCGATCATCGACTTCCTGCTGGAGCCGATGCTCTCCTCCGTCGGTTGCGTCAACGGTGCCACGCACCAGCGCAACGGTGCCCCTTGTGCCGAGATGACGACCAACGGCCTGACCGCGCCCTTCTCCATCGCGCTGAAGGTCGGCCTGTCCGCGGGCATCGTGCTCTCCGCCCCGGTCTGGCTCTACCAGCTGTGGGCGTTCGCCGCCCCCGGCCTGCACCGCAACGAGAAGAAGTACGCGATGAGCTTCGTCGCGGTCGGCGCCCCCCTCTTCCTCGCCGGCGCGGTGCTCGCGTACAAGATCCTGCCGCAGACGGCGGAGATCCTCCTCGGCTTCACCCCCGACCACGTGAAGAACCTGCTGCCGGTCGACGACTACCTCGACCTGGTCACGCGCATGGTCGTGGTCTTCGGCCTCGCCTTCGAGCTGCCGCTGATGCTGGTCCTGCTGAACTTCACCGGGGTCCTCACCGCCAAGCGCCTCGGCAGCTGGTGGCGTGCCATGGTCCTCGGCATCACGCTCTTCGCGGCGTTCGCGACGCCCACGGGTGACCCGCTGACGATGCTGACGCTGGCCGCCCCGATCGTCGCCCTGTACTTCATCGCCCTCGGGATCTGCCTGGTCAACGACCGCCGGCGCCGTCGCAACGACCCGGATGCCGGCCTCGACGACGACGAGGCCTCCGAGCTGGACCTCGCCCCGGCCCCGGTCGGCGCCCCCGCCTCCGCCCCGGCCGCCTCCGCGCTGCCCGAGCAGGCCGACGGCGGACGCCGCCGGATCAACGGCTACGACGACGCGACCTGA
- the tatA gene encoding Sec-independent protein translocase subunit TatA, whose product MIGNLKPLEILLIIAVIVLLFGAKKLPEMARSLGKSARILKSEAKAMKKDGEAEDAAQPAPAADQAAQQPVAPRTIQAAPGDVTSARPVSEPNRTTQG is encoded by the coding sequence ATGATCGGCAATCTGAAGCCCCTTGAGATCCTTCTGATCATCGCTGTCATCGTGCTGCTGTTCGGCGCCAAGAAGCTCCCCGAGATGGCCCGCTCCCTCGGCAAGTCGGCCCGCATCCTCAAGAGCGAGGCCAAGGCGATGAAGAAGGACGGCGAGGCGGAGGACGCGGCGCAGCCGGCGCCGGCCGCCGACCAGGCCGCGCAGCAGCCCGTCGCTCCGCGCACGATCCAGGCGGCCCCCGGTGACGTCACCAGCGCGCGTCCCGTCAGCGAGCCGAACCGCACCACCCAGGGCTGA
- a CDS encoding WYL domain-containing protein: MATNAIDQTRRMLSLVTYLRERPGAHVADVARAFGITEDELISDLDVLPMCGTSFRGGDLLDIDTDGERIWWRNPDASGESTAEPLRLAADEATALLVAARAVATLPGLRESDRDALLRATAKLEAAAGEAAGASARLSVTFEAEGGVFADVDRAIAERRRIWLRYYSPARDELTERKVDPIRLFAVGHTYMEGWCHLSEARRTFRLDRVAEIRLLDERAEPPAIEPRDLSEGLVQPAAEDPEVVIEVAPGGRWVAEYYPHDSAEELADGGLRITLRSPDPASLRRLALRLGRDGRIVSPPEPAESARKAAQEALAGYGEQV; encoded by the coding sequence ATGGCCACCAACGCCATCGACCAGACCCGCCGCATGCTGTCCCTGGTGACCTACCTGCGCGAGCGCCCCGGTGCGCACGTCGCCGACGTCGCCCGCGCCTTCGGGATCACCGAGGACGAGCTGATCTCGGACCTCGACGTGCTGCCCATGTGCGGCACCAGCTTCCGGGGCGGGGACCTGCTCGACATCGACACCGACGGGGAGCGCATCTGGTGGCGCAACCCCGACGCCTCGGGGGAGTCCACCGCCGAGCCGCTGCGCCTGGCCGCCGACGAGGCGACCGCGCTGCTGGTCGCCGCCCGCGCGGTGGCGACCCTGCCGGGGCTGCGCGAGAGCGACCGCGACGCGCTGCTGCGCGCCACCGCCAAGCTGGAGGCGGCCGCCGGCGAGGCCGCCGGGGCCAGCGCCCGGCTGTCGGTGACGTTCGAGGCGGAGGGCGGGGTCTTCGCGGACGTCGACCGGGCCATCGCCGAACGGCGCCGGATCTGGCTGCGCTACTACTCGCCGGCCCGCGACGAGCTGACGGAGCGCAAGGTCGACCCGATCCGGCTCTTCGCGGTGGGACACACGTACATGGAGGGGTGGTGCCACCTCTCGGAGGCCCGGCGCACCTTCCGGCTCGACCGGGTCGCCGAGATCCGGCTGCTGGACGAGCGGGCCGAGCCGCCCGCGATCGAGCCCCGCGACCTGTCCGAGGGCCTGGTCCAGCCGGCCGCCGAGGACCCCGAGGTCGTCATCGAGGTCGCGCCCGGCGGACGCTGGGTGGCCGAGTACTACCCGCACGACAGCGCCGAGGAACTGGCGGACGGCGGCCTGCGGATCACGCTGCGCAGCCCCGATCCGGCCTCGCTGCGCCGTCTCGCGCTGCGGCTGGGGCGCGACGGTCGGATCGTGTCGCCGCCGGAGCCGGCCGAGAGCGCGCGGAAGGCCGCTCAAGAGGCACTCGCGGGGTACGGGGAACAGGTCTAG
- a CDS encoding WYL domain-containing protein, with translation MAIAKAERLMNLALCLLGTRRPLSKRELRGSIEAYMEAGNDESFNRMFERDKDDLRELGLVIETVENLEGETGYLARRDSNRLPPVSLDAEEAAALGLAAKVWQQARLAGAASGALQKLRAGGMPEAGDPYEGQHSAIEPRIPVHEAAFEPLMLACRDRRPVVFDYRRSNAARPETRQVEPWALECWRGHWYLAGYDRDRGAERVFRLSRITGKVRSRAGKYTAEVPDVVTVRETVASWAGEGAQRSALIRLRAGAGYPLRAKATAVREGADGWDELEIPYGHGLDAWLVEFGPDVVVVEPADLRSDVVDRLRAVARG, from the coding sequence ATGGCGATTGCCAAGGCCGAGCGATTGATGAATCTGGCGCTGTGTCTGCTGGGGACGCGTCGTCCGCTCAGCAAGCGTGAGCTGCGCGGATCCATCGAGGCCTACATGGAAGCCGGCAACGACGAGTCCTTCAACCGCATGTTCGAGCGGGACAAGGACGATCTGCGCGAGCTCGGTCTGGTGATCGAGACGGTGGAGAACCTGGAGGGCGAGACCGGCTACCTGGCCCGCCGCGACAGCAACCGGCTGCCCCCGGTGTCCCTGGACGCCGAGGAGGCAGCCGCCCTGGGGCTGGCCGCCAAGGTCTGGCAGCAGGCGCGCCTGGCGGGCGCGGCCAGCGGCGCACTGCAGAAGCTGCGCGCCGGTGGCATGCCGGAGGCCGGGGACCCGTACGAGGGCCAGCACAGCGCGATCGAGCCGCGCATCCCCGTCCACGAGGCGGCCTTCGAGCCGCTCATGCTGGCCTGCCGCGACCGGCGGCCCGTGGTGTTCGACTACCGGCGCTCCAACGCGGCCCGGCCCGAGACCCGGCAGGTCGAGCCGTGGGCGCTGGAGTGCTGGCGCGGCCACTGGTACCTGGCCGGCTACGACCGCGACCGCGGGGCGGAGCGCGTCTTCCGCCTCTCGCGCATCACCGGCAAGGTCCGCTCCCGGGCGGGGAAGTACACCGCCGAGGTGCCGGACGTGGTGACCGTACGGGAGACCGTGGCGAGCTGGGCCGGGGAGGGCGCGCAGCGTTCGGCGCTGATCCGGCTGCGGGCCGGGGCGGGGTACCCGCTGAGGGCCAAGGCCACGGCCGTGCGCGAGGGCGCCGACGGCTGGGACGAGCTGGAGATCCCGTACGGGCACGGGCTGGACGCCTGGCTCGTGGAGTTCGGCCCGGACGTGGTGGTGGTGGAGCCCGCCGACCTGCGCTCCGACGTGGTGGACCGGCTGCGCGCCGTCGCGCGGGGCTGA
- a CDS encoding FKBP-type peptidyl-prolyl cis-trans isomerase, with protein sequence MSSKPEKIEKPEIDFPEGPAPTDLVIEDIWVGDGAEAKAGAMVSVHYVGVAFSTGEEFDASWNRGSALQFPLGAGRVIAGWDQGVQGMKVGGRRKLTIPAHLAYGDRGAGDAIAPGETLIFVCDLMAA encoded by the coding sequence GTGAGCAGCAAGCCTGAGAAGATCGAGAAGCCCGAGATCGACTTCCCGGAGGGCCCGGCCCCGACCGACCTCGTCATCGAGGACATCTGGGTGGGTGACGGCGCCGAGGCCAAGGCCGGTGCCATGGTCTCCGTCCACTACGTGGGTGTGGCGTTCTCCACCGGCGAGGAATTCGACGCCTCCTGGAACCGCGGCTCCGCCCTGCAGTTCCCGCTCGGCGCCGGCCGCGTCATCGCGGGCTGGGACCAGGGTGTCCAGGGCATGAAGGTCGGCGGCCGTCGCAAGCTGACGATCCCCGCCCACCTCGCCTACGGCGACCGCGGCGCGGGCGATGCGATCGCCCCGGGCGAGACGCTGATCTTCGTGTGTGACCTGATGGCCGCCTGA
- a CDS encoding FKBP-type peptidyl-prolyl cis-trans isomerase has protein sequence MRRLAGLIVVPLLLLSTAACGDDSGSDSTQMKNGVPAITKGAKFGETPTLSQGKGEPPKELKVEVISEGSGPVLKKGDVAQVNYSGQVWDGKEPFDASFGRGKTFDVTIGAGAVIKGWDQGLEGQKVGSRIELVIPPELGYGAQGSGDKIKPNATLVFVVDIVKGATIPVSAKGKEIPQDDKALPKVGTNTDGKEVSLSVPKDTEAPAKLVSNYVIEGDGPVVKDTDNVVVKFNGKTWKDDKTFESTYATDTTVTWPMAELSVKGLKEGMLGKKAGSRILLVIPPDQGFGDKEQGTIPAKSTLVFSLDILTVM, from the coding sequence GTGCGCCGACTTGCCGGCCTGATTGTCGTCCCCCTTCTGCTGCTGTCCACGGCGGCGTGTGGTGACGACAGCGGCTCCGACTCCACCCAGATGAAGAACGGGGTGCCCGCGATCACGAAGGGCGCCAAGTTCGGGGAGACCCCGACCCTCTCGCAGGGCAAGGGCGAGCCGCCGAAGGAACTGAAGGTGGAGGTCATCAGCGAGGGCAGCGGCCCGGTGCTGAAGAAGGGCGATGTCGCCCAGGTCAACTACTCGGGCCAGGTGTGGGACGGCAAGGAGCCGTTCGACGCCAGCTTCGGGCGGGGCAAGACCTTCGACGTGACGATCGGCGCGGGCGCCGTCATCAAGGGCTGGGACCAGGGCCTGGAGGGTCAGAAGGTCGGCAGCCGCATCGAGCTGGTGATCCCGCCGGAGCTGGGCTACGGCGCGCAGGGCTCCGGGGACAAGATCAAGCCGAACGCGACGCTGGTCTTCGTCGTCGACATCGTCAAGGGCGCCACGATCCCGGTCTCCGCCAAGGGCAAGGAGATCCCGCAGGACGACAAGGCGCTGCCGAAGGTCGGCACGAACACGGACGGCAAGGAAGTCTCCCTGAGCGTGCCCAAGGACACGGAGGCGCCGGCCAAGCTGGTGTCGAACTACGTGATCGAGGGCGACGGCCCGGTGGTCAAGGACACCGACAACGTCGTGGTCAAGTTCAACGGCAAGACGTGGAAGGACGACAAGACCTTCGAGAGCACGTACGCCACCGACACGACGGTGACCTGGCCGATGGCGGAGCTGTCGGTCAAGGGCCTGAAGGAGGGCATGCTCGGCAAGAAGGCCGGCAGCCGCATCCTGCTGGTGATCCCGCCGGACCAGGGCTTCGGCGACAAGGAGCAGGGCACGATCCCGGCGAAGTCCACGCTGGTCTTCAGTCTCGACATCCTCACGGTGATGTAA